A portion of the Oxynema aestuarii AP17 genome contains these proteins:
- a CDS encoding HNH endonuclease — translation MARVNVKRAIVLLIAGKAEPLDLTGGMAAATTGMPLSKIYEVRSPSTILQVPEHIRLTVSGTERMWKVPPVNRREVLRRDRHSCQYCGSTKHLTLDHVIPKSKGGAHSWDNVVAACSACNGRKGDRTPQQAGMPLTSKPKAPMHPAIAFAEEFWNDFQV, via the coding sequence ATCGCGCGAGTGAACGTTAAACGGGCGATCGTGCTGTTAATCGCCGGAAAGGCGGAACCCCTCGATTTGACGGGGGGTATGGCCGCCGCCACGACGGGGATGCCTTTGAGCAAAATTTACGAAGTCCGATCGCCCTCGACGATCTTGCAGGTTCCCGAACATATCCGCCTCACGGTCAGTGGTACCGAACGGATGTGGAAAGTACCGCCCGTCAACCGCCGGGAAGTGCTGCGACGCGATCGCCATAGCTGCCAATACTGCGGCAGTACGAAACACTTGACTCTCGATCACGTCATCCCTAAATCAAAAGGGGGCGCCCATAGTTGGGATAACGTCGTCGCAGCTTGCAGTGCGTGTAACGGTCGGAAAGGCGATCGCACGCCCCAGCAAGCGGGGATGCCGCTCACAAGCAAGCCAAAGGCACCGATGCATCCCGCGATCGCATTTGCTGAAGAATTTTGGAATGATTTTCAGGTCTAA
- a CDS encoding alr0857 family protein — translation MLKFTYTENGFNLERLASSVDELVARRVVLAMRVGEGIVVEPTSASFLLPADLPGLKGLETQARRDRNEAIALCIADADYVEVSLHGTWIAANSETAEGVFVTAIGELSEFYLIDLWEQAQTKISLLEEVD, via the coding sequence ATGTTGAAGTTCACGTACACCGAAAACGGCTTTAACTTGGAGCGTTTGGCGTCCTCCGTCGATGAGTTAGTCGCCCGGCGAGTCGTTTTGGCGATGCGCGTCGGCGAAGGAATCGTCGTCGAACCGACGAGTGCATCGTTTCTGCTCCCTGCAGACCTACCGGGGCTTAAGGGTTTGGAAACTCAAGCGCGGCGGGATCGAAATGAGGCGATCGCCCTGTGTATCGCCGACGCGGACTACGTGGAAGTGAGCTTGCACGGAACGTGGATCGCGGCAAACTCGGAAACCGCAGAAGGTGTTTTCGTGACCGCTATCGGCGAACTGAGCGAATTCTACCTGATCGACCTGTGGGAGCAAGCCCAAACCAAAATTTCGTTACTCGAAGAAGTCGATTGA